Genomic window (Thermodesulfobacteriota bacterium):
ACCGTCCGCATGATCTTCGGTCTCCTTCACCATCCATAGTGTACGGCAAATAGCCGTACAAATCAAGGCAAAGACAAAAATGAGATGCTGAACATTTTGGGTTAACCAATATTATCCGAGAACAATAGCTGCATTGCACTCTGCCTATGGCGTCCGGTTCTTGCGCACGCTCATAACCGTAGTTCAGAATGACTGAAAAGAAAGGAGTGTCAGGGGTCCTTACGGAGAGAGAGATACCCCTGACACCGGTTTTGGCGGACTGTTTTCAGTCCTTACCATATATACGTAAGGACCTCCTCAAATAGATTAATACCGGTAAAAACAGGAGAGGCAGGAGCGCTGCCGGTGTTTCCGTGCTTCGGGATAATACGAGAGCGCAGCTCCCTCCCTTGTCCCCGCTGCTCTCGGGGTCGAGCTGGTCGGGTATGCCGTCGCCGTCGGAGTCCCTTATCACTAGCGGAGCTCCGCCCCTCTCCGGATCGAATATGTCGAGGAGCCCGTCACCGTTCGAGTCTTCGGTCGAATCCGGCAGCCCGTCGCCGTCAGCGTCCGTTCCGCCGTTCTCCTCGTAATCGGACCCGCCCTGGTCGTCGGAATTAATGTCGTGCGAGTCGGCTATACCGTCCCCGTCCGTGTCCGCGCACTTGAGCATATTGCCTCCCTCGGCGGGGTCGTATTCGTCCGGAAGGCCGTTCTGGTTCGCGTCAACATCGGAATCGACCTCGCCGTCGTCGTCCGCGTCGCCTGATCCGCCGCACTCGTAATGGTCCGTGAGCCCGTCGTTATCGGAATCGAGGTCGCGCCTGTTGGGGATGCCGTCCGCGTCCGCGTCGTTCGGCGTGCCGACGAGGTCGCCCTCTGCGTTCGTTGTGACGGCCTGGTTCCCGGACTCCGCGCTGTTCATGACCCCGTCGTTGTCCGTGTCCGCGTCGCCCGAATTCTGCACGCCGTCCCCGTCCGTATCGTTCGGGCAGAAGTTGACCGTGTAGTTGACGGCCTGGTTTCCTGAATTCTGGCAAGCAAAAAGCTTTATCGCGTCGTCGTAAGGGAATGCGTATGAAGTCGGGCTGGATGTGTTGAATACCACTGCGACAGGCTGGGCTATGGACTGCCAGTCGGAGTTATTCCCCGCCACGCACGCGCCGTCGGGCGCGCCGTTAGGATATCCCGGCGCCCAGGATGGGCACCCGCAGCAGTTGGAGTCGGTCGTGCCCGTCGTGAAACACGAGCCCGCGTTCGGCCCCGAGCACGCCCAGAGGTTGCCGTATGTGGTGATGCCGTCCGTGGTAGCTGTGTCGCAGTCGGCGCCGAGTATGACGGGGTTCGCCTTCGACTGCTCGCAGTAGCCCGAAGCCCCGCAGTTGAACGTATACGGGGGGCCGCAGTCGCCGTCCTGCGAGCACGCCTGCCTGCAGAATTTCTGGGGCGCAAAGCAGCCGGCGTAGGTCGTTCCCTGGTTCTGGTCGCTATTCAATATAAGCTCGGAAGGACAGTTCGCCTGGGAGACGGCAAGTCCCGACGAGCCCGTCCACGGGGACGAGGGGAGGTCTGACTGCGCGAGCCCGCTAGGGGCGCATCCGGAGGTGTCGGTACAGCCGGGGCTCCCGCAGAAGAAGGGGTTCACGCACATGTTCAGATTGGGGTCGCATTTCCATTTGTAGCCGAACCCGAAGAGCTGGTAGCAGTCCGAATCCTGCGTGCAGGTGGACGAGCTTGTGCCCGGAAGATTGCCGGTGAATATGCAGTTGCTGTTGCCGGAGCAGGTGTAGTCGGAGGAGTTAGGGATTATTTCGACCGCGACGTTGCCGCCGTCGACCATGCTGACGTCGTAATTATCTTGTCCTCCAACCCCTGAAGCGAGAGTGAACTCGGCGAGCGTCGCCGGCGGCAGGCCCGGATTTACGCAGTTGAGCACGAAGTTTCCTCCTCCGTCCGTGCATCCCCCCGTGTCGCAGCAGTTGGCTATGACGTAATTGTTGCCGTTCACGTTCACGGTCTGACCGGTGCAGCCGTCAGACGCGTTGAAGCTGCAACCAGTCCGTCCCCAGAACCTACCCGAATAGTTGTTCGGCACGGTAACGGTGGCCGTGGCGTTCTGATCGAGCTCCCATCCGCTGAGCGTGCTTATGGCCCCGGGGTCACTTCCGCCCGATATGGTACCCGAGGTTATGCCGGGGACAGCCCCGACCCATATGGTCTCAGAGCAGTAGTTGTTTATGGTTATCGTCGCCTGGGCATGTGCGGTCTTGCCGCCGCCCGCGTTAATGAGAAGCGCCATAAATGAAGCGAGGATGATTAAAGAAGACAGTCTAGTGAATTCCGTAAATCGCATGGAAAATCCTCCTTTTTTGGATGTGCCGCCGCTGTAACTACCCTTTAATACAGGTACGTACGGAGGGACGGGATCGGATGAGAATTGCGAGCATTACCGCCCGGCTATCCCTGACGACAGGCTGACTAATTGTAATGCTGATTCGAGACGGAAGGAAGGGGGGAGGGGGGTTTATATGATGATTTTAGACTTTTCTTTAACTTTGGTTTCTTGTATGTCGTTGTACATTACATCATGGGTGAAATTAATTAATTCTGCTGTCATATGGTCAAACACGAATTTATTGTTTAAACCTAGTCTTAGTTCGTTGACTGGTTGAAGATCAAACTTAGGATTGTTTTGTGCTAATAATGACCTGCTGATTATACTGGTCAATACGTCTATGAATCTTTTTCTTTTGTCATTAGGTGAACTTAAAAACTTTATTGGCTCAAGAGATATTTGTGTATCAGTCTTTGTATCAATGTCGTGTAATTCTTTGAGGCGTTGTTGAAGACTTTCTGTAGAATAATCGACAATAATGTGTATATCTGTTTTTGGATAATTCCAATTATCTATTAATATTTCAAATCTATGCTTACCAGTGTTTTTTTCTAAGAACCTTGAAATAACATCGAATAAGCATGTTCCTAGAATTTGACTGTGGAGGAAGTGTGCATCCTTCCTTTCATCTACTCCCCTGAATATACGACGACTGAAATTCCCGAATAAAGTATAATTTTCCGTATTATTTCGTAGTATGTTATTAGCCAAATCTATGCATTTTGCTGTTATGTATAAATTATGTTGACATATTTGCTTCGCAATATTCACTGCTCTTTGATTCTCAATTCTATCATTTTTCAATGATGTTGAGTTTGATAAACCCATAAGTCTATCAAGAGCGTTGAATATTTGATCTTCGTCAGATAATTCATATAACACAGCTACACCCAAGAAATAATCGCTCGTATTATTGTTCTTGAATGTGGGAGTTCCAAACTCATCGAATAAGACTATTATTTCCTTTTCTTTTGTCGCCATTATCGCACCGATAATTTTTACACTGAGAATAAAGGATAATTTGTACAATGGGCCATATCAATAGATGGCCAAGCATAGAAAAGGAAAAATCCTCCCTACCCCTCCTTTTTCTAAGGAGGGAATGAAAGGCTAAGGAGAGGAGTTACTTCTCAATCAATGGAGAATAATCATTCTCCCCCTTTGACAAAGGGGGATACAGGGGGATTTAAATTCAAATAGATTTGTTCAAGTACGCCGTCAATATTTTGCAGCACATCGAGGTTTGAGAACCTTAATACTTTCAAGCCGAGACGGATCAATTTATTGTCACGAATTTGATCGCTTTCTTGTTTTTCTCCATAATAATGCTGTCCACCGTCGATTTCCACGACCAACTTGGCTGCCGGGCAATATAAGTCTACGATATAGTCTCCAATTATTGCTTGTCTGTAAAATTGTAGCCCCGCAATTTGCTTCATTCTAACTTTAGACCAGAGGAGTATCTCAGCATCGGTCATATTTTTTCTGAGCTTCTGTGCGAGAGGCTTCAGGTTTTTGTTGTAGTTTAGCATGAGCTAACTATATCAGAATGCTAAAAGAAAATCCTCCCTGACCCTCCTTTTTCTAAGGAGGGAATTAGAGCACGAAAGACGAGATCCTGAATAGATCCTGAAACGAGTTCAGGACATGGTTCAGGATGACTAAATTATCACTCCATCCTCACCCCGCCATGGTCCGTTTACGCCACGCGCGCCAGATTAGGAATACGACGAGGAGCACGGCGAGCACCATGAGCGGGCCCGTGAATATCATGAACAAGGTCCTGTCGCTCGTGGCCTTGGCTTCCCTCAGGCTTGCCGCCTCGTCCCGTATCCTCGCCAGGTGCCCGAGCACGTCAGCGTAGCCGTACCACCACGCGTAATCGGGGCTCATGTGGAATGCGCCTTTATAGGATTTCAGGTTCGAGAAGAAGAACATGTCGAAGTATTCCCGTTCTATCGCCGATACGTTGAAGTAAAGCCCCGCGGGCCAGTGCTGCGCGAACCCGCCCGGTATGTCGATCGCCGTGAACCGGGGGCCCGGCAGGAGTCCTGCCGCCATTTGGCCGTGGCTCGGCTTGATGAGCCCGTCGTCGTAGAGCCCTTTCAATATATCCCTTGCCTCGACCACGAGAGCGTCGCCCGCGAGCTTGTGCGCGTCCGCAGATTCGAGATAGTATCTTGCCTTATCCTCCGAATGGCACGTGAGACAGACCTTTATCATCTCGACCCGCTTCGCCTGATTTTCCGGCTCGAGCGTTATGTCCTTGAGATCGCCGAGCGCGGCCTGTGTCCCCATACCCCAGATAATCTTCCGCGTCATGTTGTGGCTCGAATACCGCTTGCCGTCGTTGTCGACGTAGAGCATGTGGCAATACGAGCAGGTAGGCGTGCCGTACTTGGCCTCGGCGAGGGGTACTGACCAGTCCCACGCGCTCCCGCGGGCGGAGTAAATGGAGCCGTGCTTCGAGCTCATGTAGGCCTCAAAGTTCGGGTGGTCGGGGCCCATGTGGCATGTGTAGCAGGCTTCGGGCTTCCGCGCTTCTTCGAGGTTGAACGAGTGTCGCGTATGGCAGGCGATGCAGCCGTTCCTGTAATCGAGGCTGCTCATGTCTATGTATTTCAACTGTTCGTCGCTCCAGTATTTCGCGTCCGTAGCGCCCGCCTGCGCGTGGCATGGGTCGCAGCCCATCTGCATGACCTTCCTCGGCATCTGCTTGTAGTTGGGCACGCCGATGTTGCGCTCCCAGTTTATTCCGATGTCGCCCGGGCCCGGACCGTACGAATGCCCCGCGTCGAGGACGTGCTCCTTATATATCTGCGCGTGGCACGCGGCGCACATGGTCTCCGGGACGCGTCCCTTGGACGCCATTATCACGTCGTGGTCGGTGCCGTGGCAGTTGGCGCAAGTAAGCTGTTTGAGCGGGAAATCGACGCGCGGGTTCTGCGCGCCTTCCATCCCCATCGCGCTCGACTCGAACTGGCTCACTATCTCGGGATGGAGCGTCTTGTGGCAAGGGGCGCACGTCTCGGGGCCGAGTTCTCCCTTAGGGATGTCCTTCTGTATCCTCTCTGCGGGAGGGGGGACGTCTTTAAGGTACGCGTAGATTTCGCGCGCGTCCCCGTCGCTGACCGCCTGGGCGGGAAACGCGGGCATGATGTCCCTCGGGTGGCGGAGCTGGCTCAGGAACGCATCGAACGTGAGGGCGGTATGCGCGAGCGCGGGCCCGACACCGCCGCGGCCGCTCACGCCGTGGCAGCCCATGCAGCCTTTCGATATGAAAAGCGTGCCGCCGCTCTCTTTTTCTTCATCGGCCCGTGACGGGAATGCGAGCGTTACGAGGAGCAGGAGAAACCACACAGGGCCGATTAATTTTATCGTTGCCCTTATTCCCGGCATGTCTCCTATCATAACAAAAATTTTCCCCGAATTGAAGAAAAATTGTTGGCGAGGATTATAAGGAAATGGATTCCCGATTTATTTTGGCTTGTGAATCGTGTCTGCCGGAATAAAGAGGCTCGATTGCAATCAGCGGAGGACGACCGGTTCTTGCGCACCTTCATAACCGTTATTCGGGAATCCACTCTTTATAATAATCTGTAGGAGCGGCTTCCAGCCGCGATAATCCCGTTCGCCCTCTTGATAATTCTCTCTCCCTTGAGGGAACGATTGCGAGCTGGTGAGCATTCGTTCTCTGCCTAAGGAGGGAATCAAGGTAAAAAACGAGATTGCCGCGGCTCATTCTGAGCCTCGCAATGACAGTATTGTTGGCCTTTGCGTTCGGGACGCAGAGGCCGGCGGGGAAGGATTCATATATGGAAGTATTTCAATATATAAAACCACTTAACAATGCCCTCAAAATGTGTCAATATAGTATCGTGTCGATATGAATTTGGAGTATATAATATAATGAGAGGGGGTATGTATATGGCCGCAAACAGCTGGAAGCTGGACGGGACGTATTTCGAAGCGTGCAACTGCGACGTCGCCTGCCCGTGCGCGTTTACAAGCGCGCCTACGGAAGGGGAATGCAAGGCCCTCGTAGCCTGGCATATCGACAAGGGACATTTCCAGGACGTTAATCTCGACGGTCTTAACCTCGCGATCGCCGTTTACTCGCCGGGGCATATGCTGGAGGTGAAGTGGAGCATCGCGGTGTATGTCGACGAGAGGGCGAGCGATGAACAGAGGAGCGCCCTGTTCACTATATTTTCGGGGCAGGCCGGAGGGCACCCTGCGGCAATCGCTTCGTTCGTAGGGGCCATTCTGGGCGTCAAGAGCGTCGCGATCGATTACCGCGCCGACGGCAGGACGCGCAGCATCCGCCTGGGAGACATCGCCGACATGGAGATCGAGGCGCTGCCCGGCCAGGGAGGCGCGGATATTACGGTGACAAACGCGCCGTTCTGCGTCGCGCCGGGGTATCCGTCGGTAGTCGCCAAATCGAAACAATTAAACCTTAAAGACGGCGGGCTCAACTGGTATATAACGAACAAGAACGGATACTACTCGCCGTTTTCTTATTCGGCCGCATGAGCTTGGACACAGGACAAAACATTTCCATCATAGAGTCCGCCCTCAGGCGGGACCGTGTTATCGTATTGCTCGGACTCGCGTGCATTGCGGCGCTCGCCTGGGCCTATACCGTGCACGAGGCATGGGTAATGAATAACATGGACATAGAGACGTGCATGGGCCTGTCCGCCAGGAGCTGGGGCCTGACCGACCTCTTCCTTTTATTCCTCATGTGGACGGTGATGATGGCAGCGATGATGATACCGTCGGTCTCGCCGGTGGTGCTCCTTTACGCGCGTTATGTGAGGACGAAGGGATGCGGAGGCGGGGTCATAAGCCTGACGGGCTTGTTCGCGCTCGGCTACCTGGCTTCGTGGACCGGGTTCAGCCTTATCGCTGCGCTTGCGCAGTGGGGCCTCCATGAAGCCGCTCTCATATCGCCGATGATGGTGAGCACGAGCCCCGTGCTGGGCGGCGCGATACTCGTAGCCGCCGGGGTATTCCAGTGGACCCCGCTCAAGCACGCCTGTCTCAGTCAATGCCGCACGCCGATCGGGTTCCTCATGACTGAGTGGCGGGAAGGGGCGGGCGGGGCGTGCGTTATGGGGCTCAGGCACGGGACTTACTGTGTAGGCTGCTGCTGGCTGCTCATGGCGGTGCTGTTCGTTACGGGCGTAATGAACATCCTCTGGGTCGCTCTTATCGCGGCGTTCGTGCTCGTAGAGAAGCTCGCGCCTTCGGGCGAGTGGGCGGCGAGGACGGCAGGGGTACTGCTCGCGGGCTACGGCTTGTGGATGATCGGCCAGAAACTTGTTTCCTGAAGCGGAGACGCGTGCTCCTCGATTACTTCCTCAATCCGCCGCCTGCGGCGCATGCTTCCGGGGGAGGGCGGGCCGCTAGACGTTATACTCGACCTCGGAAAGAAATGCGCTCGAGTTCTCATGCCGGAACGAGAGCCCTTCGACGTTAACGTCGCAGCGTTTGGTATTCACTATTTCGCTATCCTTCCATATGAATCCGCCGGGCAGGACCATGCGGGCGTTCGCTTCCGACTTGTCCATATCGGAAATTATCGGCTCGATGTCGGCGCTGGCGGCGCTGCCAAGCCGCAGGGTTGCCCTCTTGCCGCTGCGAGATACCTGGACCGGGCCGTAGACGACCCTGGCGGGACTCGAATAGGTAGTAGAGAAAATCTCGAACGGACCGCCGAGACCGGCTTTGCCCGTGCCGATCTTGGCAAGCGCTTCTCTTTGCGACTCGTCGGCACGTTCGTCGATATACACGACCGCTTCGCCGTTGCCGTGATGTATGGGATTGGGCCAGCGGACGATCAGTGCGATCGTGAGACCGTCCAGCCGGACGCTCCCGTACGCCCCTTCCTTTATGCTCCAGACGTCGATTGCCTGGCATGTCCCGTCGGTCGGGATCATGGTCAGGTTGCAGGGACACCCGTACGCGCAGTTGCATGTCTCATAATAATCTGCCTTCCACCACCAATCAGCCATTTTAACACCCCCTCCGCTAAGGTTTATTTAAATAATCATGTTTAATCATTAACCCCTTCTTATTCCTATTTTCTCACGGACGCGGCGCTCATGTCAAGCGGTGTTTTTTTTGCCGGGGCTGACTAATAATAGTGGTGATTCGCATTTCCTTCCCCCTTGAGGGGGGAAGGGTAGGATGGGGGTGTACTAAATCAATTAGGGACTTCTATCTGAGTCATCTCTGAGTATACAAGCCAGATCATTTACCTTTTCTCTGAATTGTCTGTAGTTAATGATATTTTCTAGATTAGGTTTTTGTGTTGCTATATTGATATCGTACTGCGCATCTAACTCTTGTAAAATTGTAGGGGCGATGGTGAAAGAAAAGTTGTATTTATAGATTATTGGCCATCTTCTTTTTAAATCTAAGTCACCATTATTTACAGAGTGATAATTATTTCCCATGACTTCCTCCATAATATCAAGAGATTTCTTATTTACATTCATTTTCTTTGTATCACCATAAAAAGGTGCATCATATAATGGAGGAAGAGGAGGTGATAGAAATAGACCCTTCTGTGCATTTAAATATTTATTTCTAGCTGTTGGCACTTCAAAATGATCTATAGTACAGCAGGAGTTATTTAAATAGTCTTTGTCCAACATCCATAGTGAAAAATGATTATTTGACTCCGGAATTTTGTCACATTCGCCTAGATACTTTCTCGTGACTTCCATCGCAGCGAAAAAAAGAGCCGTATAAGGATTAAAAGTAAAATCTAAATATCTGGTTTTAACACCGTAATGTTGAGCAATTGATATTACTTCTTTCCACCCAGCCTTAGTTGTACAATACCAATCATAGAAGCTCTTATCTTCGGAGATATTAAATTTAATGGGATTTAACAACTCGAATAGATCTCCGGGTAAATCGAATCCCATTCTATCAGCTATTATGACAAAATATGAAACATCGATATATTCACGCATAATTCGTTCTCTTATAGATTCCATTGGAATTACATCATCACTGAAACCACGGAGAACTGAGGGAACAAGTCCCCAAATAGCTTCTGCTTGACCTCTGAAGACAGTTTTATAGTGTTTGCGGTTCATTCTAATGTCTGAATAGGCAAGTTCGAATTCGTCAAAAGATGAAAGATAAATTTCTTTAAATG
Coding sequences:
- a CDS encoding thaumatin family protein gives rise to the protein MRFTEFTRLSSLIILASFMALLINAGGGKTAHAQATITINNYCSETIWVGAVPGITSGTISGGSDPGAISTLSGWELDQNATATVTVPNNYSGRFWGRTGCSFNASDGCTGQTVNVNGNNYVIANCCDTGGCTDGGGNFVLNCVNPGLPPATLAEFTLASGVGGQDNYDVSMVDGGNVAVEIIPNSSDYTCSGNSNCIFTGNLPGTSSSTCTQDSDCYQLFGFGYKWKCDPNLNMCVNPFFCGSPGCTDTSGCAPSGLAQSDLPSSPWTGSSGLAVSQANCPSELILNSDQNQGTTYAGCFAPQKFCRQACSQDGDCGPPYTFNCGASGYCEQSKANPVILGADCDTATTDGITTYGNLWACSGPNAGSCFTTGTTDSNCCGCPSWAPGYPNGAPDGACVAGNNSDWQSIAQPVAVVFNTSSPTSYAFPYDDAIKLFACQNSGNQAVNYTVNFCPNDTDGDGVQNSGDADTDNDGVMNSAESGNQAVTTNAEGDLVGTPNDADADGIPNRRDLDSDNDGLTDHYECGGSGDADDDGEVDSDVDANQNGLPDEYDPAEGGNMLKCADTDGDGIADSHDINSDDQGGSDYEENGGTDADGDGLPDSTEDSNGDGLLDIFDPERGGAPLVIRDSDGDGIPDQLDPESSGDKGGSCALVLSRSTETPAALLPLLFLPVLIYLRRSLRIYGKD
- a CDS encoding DUF559 domain-containing protein, whose product is MLNYNKNLKPLAQKLRKNMTDAEILLWSKVRMKQIAGLQFYRQAIIGDYIVDLYCPAAKLVVEIDGGQHYYGEKQESDQIRDNKLIRLGLKVLRFSNLDVLQNIDGVLEQIYLNLNPPVSPFVKGGE
- a CDS encoding multiheme c-type cytochrome gives rise to the protein MIGDMPGIRATIKLIGPVWFLLLLVTLAFPSRADEEKESGGTLFISKGCMGCHGVSGRGGVGPALAHTALTFDAFLSQLRHPRDIMPAFPAQAVSDGDAREIYAYLKDVPPPAERIQKDIPKGELGPETCAPCHKTLHPEIVSQFESSAMGMEGAQNPRVDFPLKQLTCANCHGTDHDVIMASKGRVPETMCAACHAQIYKEHVLDAGHSYGPGPGDIGINWERNIGVPNYKQMPRKVMQMGCDPCHAQAGATDAKYWSDEQLKYIDMSSLDYRNGCIACHTRHSFNLEEARKPEACYTCHMGPDHPNFEAYMSSKHGSIYSARGSAWDWSVPLAEAKYGTPTCSYCHMLYVDNDGKRYSSHNMTRKIIWGMGTQAALGDLKDITLEPENQAKRVEMIKVCLTCHSEDKARYYLESADAHKLAGDALVVEARDILKGLYDDGLIKPSHGQMAAGLLPGPRFTAIDIPGGFAQHWPAGLYFNVSAIEREYFDMFFFSNLKSYKGAFHMSPDYAWWYGYADVLGHLARIRDEAASLREAKATSDRTLFMIFTGPLMVLAVLLVVFLIWRAWRKRTMAG
- a CDS encoding DUF1326 domain-containing protein; its protein translation is MAANSWKLDGTYFEACNCDVACPCAFTSAPTEGECKALVAWHIDKGHFQDVNLDGLNLAIAVYSPGHMLEVKWSIAVYVDERASDEQRSALFTIFSGQAGGHPAAIASFVGAILGVKSVAIDYRADGRTRSIRLGDIADMEIEALPGQGGADITVTNAPFCVAPGYPSVVAKSKQLNLKDGGLNWYITNKNGYYSPFSYSAA
- a CDS encoding DUF2182 domain-containing protein — encoded protein: MDTGQNISIIESALRRDRVIVLLGLACIAALAWAYTVHEAWVMNNMDIETCMGLSARSWGLTDLFLLFLMWTVMMAAMMIPSVSPVVLLYARYVRTKGCGGGVISLTGLFALGYLASWTGFSLIAALAQWGLHEAALISPMMVSTSPVLGGAILVAAGVFQWTPLKHACLSQCRTPIGFLMTEWREGAGGACVMGLRHGTYCVGCCWLLMAVLFVTGVMNILWVALIAAFVLVEKLAPSGEWAARTAGVLLAGYGLWMIGQKLVS
- a CDS encoding DUF1326 domain-containing protein, translating into MADWWWKADYYETCNCAYGCPCNLTMIPTDGTCQAIDVWSIKEGAYGSVRLDGLTIALIVRWPNPIHHGNGEAVVYIDERADESQREALAKIGTGKAGLGGPFEIFSTTYSSPARVVYGPVQVSRSGKRATLRLGSAASADIEPIISDMDKSEANARMVLPGGFIWKDSEIVNTKRCDVNVEGLSFRHENSSAFLSEVEYNV
- a CDS encoding FRG domain-containing protein, translated to MNNDSPFKEIYLSSFDEFELAYSDIRMNRKHYKTVFRGQAEAIWGLVPSVLRGFSDDVIPMESIRERIMREYIDVSYFVIIADRMGFDLPGDLFELLNPIKFNISEDKSFYDWYCTTKAGWKEVISIAQHYGVKTRYLDFTFNPYTALFFAAMEVTRKYLGECDKIPESNNHFSLWMLDKDYLNNSCCTIDHFEVPTARNKYLNAQKGLFLSPPLPPLYDAPFYGDTKKMNVNKKSLDIMEEVMGNNYHSVNNGDLDLKRRWPIIYKYNFSFTIAPTILQELDAQYDINIATQKPNLENIINYRQFREKVNDLACILRDDSDRSP